CTTGCGCCAGCTGGTGGCCGGCGAGGCGCCCGAGGAGACCTGGCGAGTGGCGTCGGCCGGGACGTGGGCGATCCCCGGCTTGCCGGCGACGGACTACAGCCAACAAGAGGCGCGCCGCCGCGGCCTGGATCTGAGCCGACATCTCTCACAACCAGCGTCGTGTGACCTGCTCGCCGAGTTCAACTTGGTATTGACGATGGAGAAGCAGCACCAGCACGAGCTGCAGACAGCCTGCCCGGCACAAGCCGGCAAAGTTCACCGGCTGTCGGAGGCCGTGGGCGGCGAATTCGACATCGACGATCCGCACGGCGGCCCGCAGGCCGGGTATCGCTCGCTGGGCGAAACTCTGGCGAGCCTGCTGGAGGACGGACTCCCGGCGATCCGGGGACTGGCAACCGCCGGCAGGCGGCCGGATGGGGCCTAGCAGCCGCCCCGGGGTCAGGGTCAAACGGGCCTTGGCGCGAACCGGGGAATCTGCATATCATCGATAGCGACCTTGCGAGGCGACGATGGAAGAACGCAAGATCCGGGTGGTAATCGCCGATGACCACGGGCTGATCTGTCAGGGGCTGCGCATGGTGCTCGAGCGCGGCGGTATGGAAGTCGTCGGCGTGGGTTCAACCGGCCGACAAGCGGTCGAGCTGACGGTGGCCGCCAAACCGGATGTCCTGATCCTCGACATCCGCATGCCCGACATGGACGGGTTGGAGGCCCTGGCGGAGGTCAAGAACCAGGGGCTGCCGGTCAGCGTGATCATGTTGACCTCCTTCGACACGCCCGAGTACCTGGCGCAGGCCGTGGCCAAAGGTGCGGCCGGCTTTCTCTCCAAATCGGCGGATGTCAAGGGCATCCCGGAGGCAGTGCGGGCCGTGGTCGCCGGCGAGGCGATCGTCGACCGGCAGCTGCTGCAGGCGGCGCTCGACACCAGCAGCCGGGCAGCGATCGAGAACCGCGGCTTCCAGCGGCGATCGGCCAACGACCTGACCGAGCAGGAAACGCGCGTGCTGCGGCTGGTGGCGGAAGGGCTGGACAACAACGCCATCGCCGCTTCACTCGGGGTCAGCCGAAACACGGTCAAGACCCACGTCCACAACATCTTCTCCAAGCTCGGCGTCTCCGACCGCACTCAGGCCGCCATCCTGGCGATGCGGATGGGACTGAGCAGCTGAGGTTGGCCGTTGGCCGCGGCCAGCCGCCGCGGGTTCATGGCCCGCGCCCGGTGAGCGGCCGGCGCTCCTGGAGGCCGTACGCATGAAGGTCCTGATCACGGGCGGGGCCGGGTTCATCGGCTCGCATGTCGCCGACGCCTACCTCGAGGCTGGGGCGCAGGTCTTGGTCGTCGACGATCTCTCCAGCGGGAGCGTGGACAACCTCGATCGCCGCCTGCGCCTGATTGAGATGGACATCCGCAGCCCCGAGTTGAGAGACGTCTTCACCGCCGAGCGGCCTGAGATCGTGAATCACCACGCCGCCCAGATCGACGTCCGCCGCTCGGTGGCTGACCCCCAGATGGATGCCAGCACCAACATTCTGGGAGCGCTGAACGTGCTCGAGTGCGCCCGCCAGCAGCAGGTCTCGCGCTTCCTCTACGCCTCCACCGGCGGCGCGGTCTACGGTGAGCCTGTGGAGCTTCCCTGCCGTGAAGACCATCCGATCCGGCCGATCTGCCCCTACGGCGCCAGCAAGCACGCCTTCGAGCACTACCTCGAGATGTACTCTGCGCTCTACGGCCTGCCGTATTCCATCCTGCGCTATGCCAATGTGTATGGCCCGCGCCAGGACCCGCTGGG
This is a stretch of genomic DNA from Anaerolineales bacterium. It encodes these proteins:
- a CDS encoding response regulator transcription factor is translated as MEERKIRVVIADDHGLICQGLRMVLERGGMEVVGVGSTGRQAVELTVAAKPDVLILDIRMPDMDGLEALAEVKNQGLPVSVIMLTSFDTPEYLAQAVAKGAAGFLSKSADVKGIPEAVRAVVAGEAIVDRQLLQAALDTSSRAAIENRGFQRRSANDLTEQETRVLRLVAEGLDNNAIAASLGVSRNTVKTHVHNIFSKLGVSDRTQAAILAMRMGLSS
- a CDS encoding NAD-dependent epimerase/dehydratase family protein, with product MKVLITGGAGFIGSHVADAYLEAGAQVLVVDDLSSGSVDNLDRRLRLIEMDIRSPELRDVFTAERPEIVNHHAAQIDVRRSVADPQMDASTNILGALNVLECARQQQVSRFLYASTGGAVYGEPVELPCREDHPIRPICPYGASKHAFEHYLEMYSALYGLPYSILRYANVYGPRQDPLGEAGVVAIFTAKMLAGEAIVVNGDGEQTRDFVFVGDVARANLLATGLGEACGTFNIGTGVGTSINEVFGHLKRATGYRLAPSHGPAKHGETRHIYLDSSHAAEVLGWSAEVALGSGLA